One region of Fusobacterium periodonticum 1_1_41FAA genomic DNA includes:
- a CDS encoding class I SAM-dependent DNA methyltransferase, whose product MVAKKEKSIEPNITDLVNGWLKSYNLDYKLEQESLNSEIDKALDEYKSKSGGDGGNRPDAKLLLQDEKLNYYPILIEYKGYKDKLVKFDGNGRVDNRTSKNEPNYKNINSYAVNGAIHYANAILHYTSYTDVIAIGVTGYKKPDETIEHSIGVYYVSKKNLGIGQEVDKYTDLSFLKKENFNNFIKKVNQLSLTNEELELLKEKREKEINTSLTKLNNDIYANEKGLSETDRVYLVSASIMATLGISGQVTPLEKSDLKSSLEEGSTDGEIIIRKIEAFLKRKNLPIKKQELIVRTLKNTLLSDNINKPVNGESQLKRIFSKIVDDLGIYYKIGLTTDFTGKLFNEMYSWLGFTQDKLNDVVLTPSYVANFLVKLARVNKDSYVWDFATGSAGLLVAAMNEMLIDAKDKIKSPQELEQKTLKIKAEQLLGLEVLSNIYMLAILNMILMGDGSSNILNKDSLRDFNGNYAFGEENKKFPATAFVLNPPYSAEGNGMIFVEKALSLMEKGYAAIIIQHSAGSGKAKEYNKKILEKNTLLASIKMPLDLFIGKSSVQTYIYVFRIGEVHQKDEIVKFIDFSNDGYTRSDRKKASNNLKDTDRAKERYQEMVDLVRFGKSKLNIFTEKEYYEGYIDPENGSDWNQSTPVDTKPTIEDFKKTVADYLAWEVSNLLKNTERENESLKK is encoded by the coding sequence ATGGTTGCTAAAAAAGAAAAATCAATTGAACCTAATATAACTGATTTAGTAAATGGTTGGTTAAAAAGCTATAATTTAGATTATAAACTTGAACAAGAAAGCTTAAATTCTGAAATAGACAAAGCACTTGATGAATATAAATCAAAAAGTGGTGGAGATGGAGGAAATAGACCAGATGCTAAACTTTTATTACAAGATGAGAAACTAAATTATTATCCTATTTTGATAGAATACAAAGGGTATAAAGATAAATTAGTGAAATTTGATGGTAATGGTAGAGTAGATAATAGAACAAGTAAGAATGAACCTAATTATAAAAATATAAATAGCTATGCTGTTAATGGAGCTATTCATTATGCAAATGCAATACTTCATTATACAAGCTACACAGATGTAATAGCTATTGGTGTTACAGGATATAAAAAGCCAGATGAAACAATAGAACATTCAATTGGGGTATATTATGTTTCTAAAAAAAATCTTGGAATAGGACAAGAAGTTGATAAATATACAGATTTATCATTTCTAAAAAAAGAAAACTTTAATAATTTCATAAAAAAAGTAAATCAACTTTCTCTAACAAACGAAGAATTAGAACTACTTAAAGAAAAAAGAGAAAAAGAGATTAATACAAGTTTGACAAAACTTAATAATGATATATATGCAAATGAAAAAGGATTAAGTGAAACTGATAGAGTGTATCTTGTATCAGCCTCTATTATGGCAACACTTGGAATATCTGGGCAAGTTACTCCTCTTGAAAAATCAGATTTAAAATCATCATTAGAAGAAGGGAGTACAGATGGAGAAATAATTATTAGAAAAATAGAAGCTTTTTTAAAGAGAAAAAATCTTCCTATAAAAAAACAAGAACTTATTGTAAGAACTCTTAAGAATACTTTGCTTTCAGACAATATAAATAAACCTGTAAATGGAGAAAGTCAATTAAAAAGAATATTTTCAAAGATAGTTGATGACTTAGGAATTTATTATAAAATTGGTTTAACAACAGATTTTACAGGTAAATTATTTAATGAAATGTATTCTTGGTTGGGCTTTACTCAGGATAAATTGAATGATGTTGTACTTACCCCTTCATATGTGGCTAACTTTCTTGTAAAACTTGCTAGAGTTAATAAAGATAGTTATGTCTGGGATTTTGCAACTGGAAGTGCAGGTTTATTAGTTGCTGCTATGAATGAAATGCTAATAGATGCAAAGGATAAAATCAAATCTCCACAAGAATTAGAACAAAAAACTTTAAAAATTAAGGCAGAACAACTTTTAGGTTTAGAAGTACTTTCTAATATCTATATGCTTGCAATTTTAAATATGATACTTATGGGAGATGGAAGTTCCAATATATTAAATAAAGATTCCTTGAGAGATTTTAATGGTAATTATGCTTTTGGAGAAGAAAATAAAAAATTTCCAGCAACAGCATTTGTATTAAATCCTCCTTATTCAGCTGAAGGAAATGGAATGATATTTGTGGAAAAAGCATTGTCTTTGATGGAGAAAGGATATGCTGCAATAATTATTCAACATTCAGCAGGTTCTGGAAAAGCTAAAGAATATAATAAAAAAATATTAGAAAAGAATACTCTGCTTGCTAGTATAAAAATGCCTTTGGATTTATTTATTGGAAAGTCAAGTGTACAGACATATATTTATGTTTTTAGAATAGGAGAGGTACATCAAAAAGATGAAATTGTAAAATTTATAGACTTTTCTAATGATGGATATACAAGAAGTGATCGTAAAAAAGCAAGTAATAACTTAAAGGATACGGATAGGGCTAAAGAAAGATATCAAGAAATGGTAGATTTAGTTCGTTTTGGAAAAAGTAAATTAAATATTTTTACAGAGAAAGAATATTATGAAGGCTATATAGATCCTGAAAATGGTTCAGACTGGAATCAATCAACACCAGTAGATACAAAACCAACTATTGAAGATTTTAAAAAGACAGTTGCAGATTATTTAGCTTGGGAAGTATCAAATTTATTAAAAAATACAGAAAGAGAGAATGAAAGCCTAAAAAAATAG
- a CDS encoding restriction endonuclease subunit S: MNKKLQNVQWGEYRMGDLFDVITSKGYDAGKLKFINKNRNVFDFIGRTKLNYGVQGLVERLNTDPNEENTISVSQIGSVYAQIRKNKWYSSQNIFVLVPKDKKIINLLVVTSINKTLEKYKGGHTSYPTLDSLKNDIIQLPTTKDGKIDFDFMDVYISELKEERISELVAYLKISGLDNYELLKDEKQIIEDFSNIRWKDYQIGNLFERVKTKKLSYKAKNLPKEPVKDYILPVLTSSFMNQGLNYYVPKAETTILKNVISIPSNSDVYRAYYQSREFTVLSDAYAVEWKNKEEKFESNEYLFTVSCINKVTDLAIYSYKNKLGGWNVVKNKYIKLPVNSSGEIDFEYMKTFIQAVKKLIIKDVVLYADKKIEVTKEAIENS, translated from the coding sequence CTGAACAAAAAGCTTCAAAATGTTCAGTGGGGCGAATATAGAATGGGAGATTTATTTGATGTTATAACTTCAAAAGGATATGATGCAGGGAAATTAAAATTTATAAATAAAAATAGAAATGTATTTGATTTTATAGGAAGAACTAAATTGAATTATGGGGTTCAAGGATTAGTAGAAAGATTAAATACTGATCCTAATGAAGAAAATACTATTTCAGTTAGTCAAATAGGTTCAGTATATGCACAGATAAGAAAAAATAAATGGTATTCTAGTCAAAATATATTTGTTTTAGTTCCTAAAGATAAAAAAATTATAAACTTATTAGTGGTAACATCAATAAATAAAACTTTAGAAAAATATAAAGGTGGACACACTTCTTATCCTACTTTAGATAGTTTAAAAAATGATATTATTCAATTACCTACTACAAAAGATGGAAAAATAGATTTTGATTTTATGGACGTTTATATAAGCGAACTCAAAGAGGAGCGTATAAGTGAACTGGTCGCTTATCTAAAGATAAGTGGTCTTGATAACTACGAATTATTAAAAGATGAAAAACAAATAATAGAAGATTTTTCTAATATAAGATGGAAAGATTATCAAATAGGAAATTTGTTTGAAAGAGTTAAAACTAAAAAATTATCTTATAAAGCAAAAAATTTACCAAAAGAACCTGTAAAAGATTATATTTTACCTGTTCTTACTTCAAGTTTTATGAATCAAGGTTTGAATTATTATGTACCAAAAGCTGAGACTACAATTTTAAAAAATGTTATTTCTATTCCATCTAATAGTGATGTATATAGGGCATATTATCAGTCAAGAGAATTTACAGTATTATCAGATGCATATGCTGTTGAATGGAAAAATAAAGAAGAAAAATTTGAATCTAATGAGTATTTATTTACAGTTTCTTGTATTAATAAAGTTACAGATTTAGCCATATATTCTTATAAAAATAAATTAGGTGGCTGGAATGTTGTAAAAAATAAATATATTAAATTACCAGTTAATTCATCTGGGGAAATAGATTTTGAATATATGAAAACTTTTATTCAAGCAGTAAAAAAATTAATTATAAAAGATGTTGTTCTTTATGCAGATAAAAAAATTGAAGTGACAAAAGAAGCAATAGAAAATAGTTAA